The window TTCAACTGACACGAACCTCGAGGAGAGTTACCAATGAAGGTCTATATACAACTCAATTTCGGCGGAAATTGCGAAGAGGCATTCCGCTTCTATGAAAGAAACCTGAGCGGCAAGATCCTCATGATGATGAGTCAGGATCAGGCGCCTGGCAGCAACGCGTCGGGTGACTCGGGGAAGGCAATTATTCACGCGCGAATTGGTATTGGGGATACTGTGCTGATCGGAAACGATGTCCCCTCATCAGTGTTTGAGAAGATCCGGAGCGTCTACATCTACCTTTCTGTCGACTCATCGGAAGAGGCTGAACGGATCTACGAGCTTCTCGCAGAGAATGGACAGGTTTACATGCCGCTTCAAGAAACTTTCTTCGCGACTCGTTTTAGCCAGCTACGTGACAGGTTTGGCGTGTCGTGGTCGATCATCCATGAGCGCACGATGGCACAGTAGGATCTTGCAGCCATATTCCTGTAAGAAAAGGCAAGGTTTTCGAAGATAAGCGTTGCCAGCCTTGGTGATGCCCAGCTGTGGATCGCGTTCGCCCGACTGGCTGCGTTTTGGTCGTAGCCCAAGGGTAGCAGTCGACATCTCGACTTCGACCGAATCGTGCCTTATCCCTAAGAGTCAACCGGGTGATTGCGATGTTTCTCGTGCATGATGTCTCGGAAAGATGGATGCGGGAGATAAATTTGTCTTCGCGCAGGATGGTTGGGAAAACCGCAAGGTTGCTGAGCTTCGCGTCGTCGAGCGAATCTGTGATATCGCCCCATCAAAGGTAGCCGATTGGCTGATCACGTTATGGAAAGAGTTCGATGAGGGCGGAACTTCGGAAGCCCGTTTCGCAAAAGCCATCGACCGATGCATGCCGGTTCTGCTGAACCTGAGTAATCAAGGCGGAGCTGGCTGGAGAACGGTGTGACTTATGAGCGCGTCGTCGAACGAGTCGGCCCAGAGATCGAGAACGGACGTCCCGAACTCTGGACCTTCATGAAAGCGAAATTGGAAGAAGGTCGCCGCAAAGGATTCTTTGCGGCGAATCGTTAGCCCTGCCTTGGAACGCTTCCGGGGTACTTCCGCGATGAGGTGTTGCGCTGGCTTCTTCATGGGAACAGTCTGCTCCTCCTTCGGAGGACCTGCTCCCTCGAAAATGCTCACCTAAGCTGCCTGTGGTTGCAGCGTAACACTGACACCGAGACTCTCCAGTCTCTTGACCAGATGTCGCTTGAGCCGTTCCGCATGAAGTTGATCGAAGTAGTCGCCACCAAGTTCTTTATAGGAGCAACCGTTACTCTGAAGGTGATAGCCGATGACCAACAGGCTATGAGCTACTGCGATGAGCGCTCGTTTACTCCCTCTTCGAGCGGCGAGTCGTTTGAACTGGGTGGAGAGGTAACAGTTCTTCGTCCTGACCGCTGCCCACGCGGACTGGCAGGCCATGCGGCGCAACCATGGACTGCCTTTGCGGCTCTTGCCGCTGAGCCGCTTGCCCGCGCTCTCATGGTTACCTGGACATAGGCCTGCCCAGCTTGCCAGATGTGCGGCACTGGGAAAGGCTGTCATGTCCGATCCGATCTCGGCAACCAGGGTCCAGGCCGCCACTCGCTCAACACCAGGTACTGTGGTCCAGCGGTCCACCGCGTCAGCCAGTTCCTGGTGTTGTTCGCCGGAGGTGCTGCAGTCGAGCATCGAGCGCGTGGATCTCGGCTTCGAGGAAGCGATACTGATGGAGAAGGCTAGCCAGCAGAAACCGGTGATGATCGCGAATGCGACCGTCCAGCGCCAGTTGGAGCTGCGGGATCTTGCTCCGCAGTTTACCCAATGCGAGACCGGCTAGTTGCTCTGGACTGTCCTCGCCACGGACAATCGCGTCCAGTATCGCTTGCCCGCTTTTGCCCATGGTGTGGGTGACAGTGCTGGCGAGCTTGATGTTGGCGCTCTCCAGCAACTTCTGGATGCGGCTGCTGATCCTGGACTGTTCCTGCGAAAGCGTGGTTCGGGTTCGCGTCAGATCCCGTAGATCGCGGACCAACAACGGCGGAACATAGCTGCCACGCAGCAAACCATGTCGGAGCAACTCCGCTATCCACTGGCAGTCCATCATGTCGGTCTTGCGGCCAGGAACCGCCTTGATGTGTTGAGCGTTAGCAAGCACCATATGAAAGTGCTCTTCGAGCACGTTCCAGACAGGCTTCCAATACACGCCAGTCGACTCCATGGCAACATGCCGGACACCAAAGCTCCTGAGCCACTCTGCCAGCTCGCGCAAGTCTCGCGTGGTGCAGCCGAACCGGCGCAGATGCTTCTGCGGCTTGTGCGTCTGGTCGAGCAGAATACATACCGCTACAGACGATTTATGAACATCGATACCGCAGCATCTTTCGTAGAGCACTTCCATACTGCCTCCTCTGCCGTGCTCGCAAGGATGCATGGTGCGAGAGTCTACCTCGCGTGCTCTTCCGTAAAGAAGGCTACAGTCCGTTGTTCCTGAACGCATCCAGGGTCAAACTCATCAGCGGGTTCCAAACGCCAATGCAGGTTACGACCTCATGCAGGCACGACCACAACAGCCTAGTCCCATTTTCATCCGTCGTTGTGACCGAAGGTCATGAACAACTCATCCCATTTATCAGGAACAATCTCGTACGGCTCGGCCTCGCTGAGTGGATCGGCCTGAATGCTTCGATCGAGAAATCCGTATTAGGCGACCGGCGGGGCTGGTCATCTAGAGCATGATCTTGGCTATATATGTTGCCACATTCATGCCAATGACCGACGCCCCTCCCCAAACAAATGCCGGATGGAGCCGGTGCGATCTAACAGTGTCGACAACTGTGCAAGCAATAACGGTCCCTGCGCAAAGTAGTAAAACCCCGATATCGCTATCGCCCCGAAGTCCCTTCGCGTATGCCGTGAGTCGCCCAAATGCGGGACCAAGCAGACTGAGCGTCGCCAGCAGCATCAACCGCTTGTGATAGTCGCCACGCCGGCGGAGTAGCATCGCCATACCAACCAGGCACCCAAACACAACCAGGGCAAAACCGTCGAAAGCAATCAGCATCCACAGAAACTGTGTGCTGTGAATATCGTGCGACCTGCGGGCGGCCGAATGAACAAGAGTGGGCACGCCGACCAGAATTACCAGCATCGCCACCCCTGCGCCAAAGATCCCAAGTCGACGGTGCAGAGCGACGTGATGCCTCGCAATCAGCAACGTCTGTATCAGAAACAGCGCGATCCATGCCGTCATCACGAATCCGTGAGCGTGCACGAGCAGTGTCAGATTCGGGTCGTGATGCAGGAGGCGCAACGTGTAGAGCGGTATAAATCCTGCAAGCACCGTCACTGTGACATTGATTGCCGCGACAGTGAAAAATCTATGCTCGGATTGGTGTATCGAGGGTGCATTCATATTCGTGAGGCGAGGAGGGAGTTTTCTCAGGGTGTCGACGGTGAATTTCAAGCCTCCATGCTCGCCTAAGGATCCCGCAATATTTTCGCTTGCCCATCAGGGCAGAGCATGAAATCTTCCCATCTCTTCGCCATAGGACACGGTGGTCGGGCCATCATGCCGGTCGTATGTTTTGGTTGACGGAAAACAGATTCTCAGGATCATATCTCGCTTTGATCTGTTGCAACCTCGTGTAGTTGGGGCCATAGGCGCGTCGTATACTGTTCTCTCCCACCCG is drawn from Edaphobacter lichenicola and contains these coding sequences:
- a CDS encoding VOC family protein produces the protein MKVYIQLNFGGNCEEAFRFYERNLSGKILMMMSQDQAPGSNASGDSGKAIIHARIGIGDTVLIGNDVPSSVFEKIRSVYIYLSVDSSEEAERIYELLAENGQVYMPLQETFFATRFSQLRDRFGVSWSIIHERTMAQ
- a CDS encoding HD domain-containing protein, yielding MDAGDKFVFAQDGWENRKVAELRVVERICDIAPSKVADWLITLWKEFDEGGTSEARFAKAIDRCMPVLLNLSNQGGAGWRTV
- a CDS encoding IS110 family RNA-guided transposase → MEVLYERCCGIDVHKSSVAVCILLDQTHKPQKHLRRFGCTTRDLRELAEWLRSFGVRHVAMESTGVYWKPVWNVLEEHFHMVLANAQHIKAVPGRKTDMMDCQWIAELLRHGLLRGSYVPPLLVRDLRDLTRTRTTLSQEQSRISSRIQKLLESANIKLASTVTHTMGKSGQAILDAIVRGEDSPEQLAGLALGKLRSKIPQLQLALDGRIRDHHRFLLASLLHQYRFLEAEIHALDARLQHLRRTTPGTG
- a CDS encoding transposase, whose product is MLDCSTSGEQHQELADAVDRWTTVPGVERVAAWTLVAEIGSDMTAFPSAAHLASWAGLCPGNHESAGKRLSGKSRKGSPWLRRMACQSAWAAVRTKNCYLSTQFKRLAARRGSKRALIAVAHSLLVIGYHLQSNGCSYKELGGDYFDQLHAERLKRHLVKRLESLGVSVTLQPQAA
- a CDS encoding transposase → MSTATLGLRPKRSQSGERDPQLGITKAGNAYLRKPCLFLQEYGCKILLCHRALMDDRPRHAKPVT